In Carya illinoinensis cultivar Pawnee chromosome 9, C.illinoinensisPawnee_v1, whole genome shotgun sequence, the following are encoded in one genomic region:
- the LOC122277359 gene encoding probable serine/threonine-protein kinase WNK5 isoform X2: protein MYKARTGGSSCADGAVEQQLGYVEIDPSGRYGRFREILGKGAVKTVYRGFDEVLGLEVAWNQVKLKEVFHSPEELQRLYSEVHLLKNLNHESIMRFYASWVDIARRTFNFITEMFTSGTLREYRQKYQRVDIRAVKDWARQILRGLAYLHGHDPPVIHRDLKCDNIFINGHLGQVKIGDLGLAAILRGSQHAHSVIGTPEFMAPELYEEEYNELVDVYSFGMCVLEMLTSEYPYSECSNPAQIYKKVTSGKLPNAFYRIHDMEAQRFVGKCLENVSKRMPASELLLDPFLASDEGGLLPIIRIQTPNSLSNTKVVDLPPMLVSHPTTSTDMTITGTMDEEDDSIFLKVQITDNHGHARNIYFSFDIVQDTAIDVAIEMVKELEISDWEPLEIAGMIEEEISSLVPTWKDWGSSQYHNQHSFSYEEEDEDGIHHPFYTSSSCSSTAACLPALSSSYKSHNRGNNVATDIDWRQDLFANDDASSQSSLNSFKYSNLSYYSSNEVDYDSSITRGCEPICNIGKGHICTTRFSPAERKSGNNCRHYDGSNLPRKLTRIRSLVDVRSQLLHRSLVEEINKRRLLKTVGAVENIGFQDPAIEL from the exons ATGTACAAGGCACGGACAGGAGGATCGTCATGTGCTGATGGAGCCGTGGAACAGCAGCTTGGATACGTTGAAATTGATCCCTCTGGTCGATATGGACGA TTCAGGGAAATTCTGGGGAAAGGTGCAGTGAAGACGGTGTATAGAGGATTTGACGAAGTACTTGGACTGGAGGTGGCTTGGAACCAAGTCAAGCTAAAGGAAGTCTTTCATTCGCCGGAGGAATTGCAGAGGCTTTACTCAGAGGTTCACCTTCTCAAGAACCTTAATCATGAATCCATCATGCGATTCTACGCTTCTTGGGTTGATATTGCTCGCAGAACTTTCAACTTCATCACCGAGATGTTTACTTCCGGTACCCTCAGAGA GTATAGGCAGAAATACCAGAGAGTAGATATTCGAGCTGTTAAAGACTGGGCCCGTCAAATCCTACGGGGTCTTGCTTATTTGCACGGCCACGATCCTCCTGTCATACACAGAGATCTGAAATGCGATAATATCTTCATCAATGGCCATCTTGGACAAGTCAAAATTGGTGATCTGGGTCTTGCAGCTATCCTTCGTGGCTCCCAACATGCCCACAGTGTCATAG GGACACCTGAATTTATGGCACCGGAATTGTACGAGGAGGAATACAATGAACTAGTGGATGTATACTCCTTTGGCATGTGTGTGTTAGAGATGCTTACATCCGAGTACCCGTATAGCGAGTGCTCCAACCCTGCCCAAATCTACAAGAAAGTTACTTCG GGGAAGCTGCCCAATGCATTCTACCGAATTCATGACATGGAAGCTCAAAGATTTGTGGGTAAATGCTTGGAGAATGTTTCAAAGAGGATGCCAGCAAGTGAGCTTTTGTTGGACCCATTTCTAGCGTCTGACGAAGGTGGATTGTTGCCCATAATAAGGATTCAAACTCCTAACTCACTTTCCAACACAAAAGTTGTCGATTTGCCTCCAATGTTGGTGTCTCATCCAACAACAAGCACAGACATGACAATCACTGGGACCATGGATGAGGAAGACGACTCAATTTTTCTCAAAGTGCAAATTACGGACAATCACG GTCATGCTAGGAACATATATTTTTCCTTCGACATCGTACAGGACACTGCCATTGACGTTGCCATTGAGATGGTCAAGGAATTGGAAATCAGTGACTGGGAACCACTGGAGATAGCCGGAATGATAGAGGAAGAGATATCTTCGTTGGTTCCAACTTGGAAGGATTGGGGCTCATCCCAATACCATAATCAACATAGCTTTAGCtatgaagaggaagatgaagacgGCATTCACCATCCTTTCTACACATCGTCTTCCTGTTCTTCCACTGCAGCTTGTCTCCCGGCTCTGAGCTCTTCCTACAAAAGCCATAATCGTGGGAACAATGTGGCCACTGACATCGATTGGCGTCAAG ATTTGTTTGCCAATGACGATGCTAGTTCCCAAAGCTCCTTGAACTCCTTCAAGTACTCCAATTTAAGCTACTACTCGAGTAATGAAGTTGATTATGATTCCAGTATTACAAGAGGATGTGAACCCATCTGCAATATTGGAAAGGGTCACATTTGTACAACAAGGTTCAGTCCTGCAGAGAGAAAGAGTGGAAACAATTGCAGACACTATGATGGCTCAAATCTGCCAAGGAAACTTACTAGGATTCGGTCACTAGTGGATGTACGTAGCCAGCTGTTGCATCGGTCTCTGGTGGAGGAGATAAACAAGAGGAGATTGTTAAAGACCGTGGGAGCTGTCGAGAACATTGGGTTTCAGGATCCGGCCATCGAGCTTTAA
- the LOC122277359 gene encoding probable serine/threonine-protein kinase WNK5 isoform X1: MYKARTGGSSCADGAVEQQLGYVEIDPSGRYGRFREILGKGAVKTVYRGFDEVLGLEVAWNQVKLKEVFHSPEELQRLYSEVHLLKNLNHESIMRFYASWVDIARRTFNFITEMFTSGTLREYRQKYQRVDIRAVKDWARQILRGLAYLHGHDPPVIHRDLKCDNIFINGHLGQVKIGDLGLAAILRGSQHAHSVIGTPEFMAPELYEEEYNELVDVYSFGMCVLEMLTSEYPYSECSNPAQIYKKVTSGKLPNAFYRIHDMEAQRFVGKCLENVSKRMPASELLLDPFLASDEGGLLPIIRIQTPNSLSNTKVVDLPPMLVSHPTTSTDMTITGTMDEEDDSIFLKVQITDNHGHARNIYFSFDIVQDTAIDVAIEMVKELEISDWEPLEIAGMIEEEISSLVPTWKDWGSSQYHNQHSFSYEEEDEDGIHHPFYTSSSCSSTAACLPALSSSYKSHNRGNNVATDIDWRQEDLFANDDASSQSSLNSFKYSNLSYYSSNEVDYDSSITRGCEPICNIGKGHICTTRFSPAERKSGNNCRHYDGSNLPRKLTRIRSLVDVRSQLLHRSLVEEINKRRLLKTVGAVENIGFQDPAIEL; encoded by the exons ATGTACAAGGCACGGACAGGAGGATCGTCATGTGCTGATGGAGCCGTGGAACAGCAGCTTGGATACGTTGAAATTGATCCCTCTGGTCGATATGGACGA TTCAGGGAAATTCTGGGGAAAGGTGCAGTGAAGACGGTGTATAGAGGATTTGACGAAGTACTTGGACTGGAGGTGGCTTGGAACCAAGTCAAGCTAAAGGAAGTCTTTCATTCGCCGGAGGAATTGCAGAGGCTTTACTCAGAGGTTCACCTTCTCAAGAACCTTAATCATGAATCCATCATGCGATTCTACGCTTCTTGGGTTGATATTGCTCGCAGAACTTTCAACTTCATCACCGAGATGTTTACTTCCGGTACCCTCAGAGA GTATAGGCAGAAATACCAGAGAGTAGATATTCGAGCTGTTAAAGACTGGGCCCGTCAAATCCTACGGGGTCTTGCTTATTTGCACGGCCACGATCCTCCTGTCATACACAGAGATCTGAAATGCGATAATATCTTCATCAATGGCCATCTTGGACAAGTCAAAATTGGTGATCTGGGTCTTGCAGCTATCCTTCGTGGCTCCCAACATGCCCACAGTGTCATAG GGACACCTGAATTTATGGCACCGGAATTGTACGAGGAGGAATACAATGAACTAGTGGATGTATACTCCTTTGGCATGTGTGTGTTAGAGATGCTTACATCCGAGTACCCGTATAGCGAGTGCTCCAACCCTGCCCAAATCTACAAGAAAGTTACTTCG GGGAAGCTGCCCAATGCATTCTACCGAATTCATGACATGGAAGCTCAAAGATTTGTGGGTAAATGCTTGGAGAATGTTTCAAAGAGGATGCCAGCAAGTGAGCTTTTGTTGGACCCATTTCTAGCGTCTGACGAAGGTGGATTGTTGCCCATAATAAGGATTCAAACTCCTAACTCACTTTCCAACACAAAAGTTGTCGATTTGCCTCCAATGTTGGTGTCTCATCCAACAACAAGCACAGACATGACAATCACTGGGACCATGGATGAGGAAGACGACTCAATTTTTCTCAAAGTGCAAATTACGGACAATCACG GTCATGCTAGGAACATATATTTTTCCTTCGACATCGTACAGGACACTGCCATTGACGTTGCCATTGAGATGGTCAAGGAATTGGAAATCAGTGACTGGGAACCACTGGAGATAGCCGGAATGATAGAGGAAGAGATATCTTCGTTGGTTCCAACTTGGAAGGATTGGGGCTCATCCCAATACCATAATCAACATAGCTTTAGCtatgaagaggaagatgaagacgGCATTCACCATCCTTTCTACACATCGTCTTCCTGTTCTTCCACTGCAGCTTGTCTCCCGGCTCTGAGCTCTTCCTACAAAAGCCATAATCGTGGGAACAATGTGGCCACTGACATCGATTGGCGTCAAG AAGATTTGTTTGCCAATGACGATGCTAGTTCCCAAAGCTCCTTGAACTCCTTCAAGTACTCCAATTTAAGCTACTACTCGAGTAATGAAGTTGATTATGATTCCAGTATTACAAGAGGATGTGAACCCATCTGCAATATTGGAAAGGGTCACATTTGTACAACAAGGTTCAGTCCTGCAGAGAGAAAGAGTGGAAACAATTGCAGACACTATGATGGCTCAAATCTGCCAAGGAAACTTACTAGGATTCGGTCACTAGTGGATGTACGTAGCCAGCTGTTGCATCGGTCTCTGGTGGAGGAGATAAACAAGAGGAGATTGTTAAAGACCGTGGGAGCTGTCGAGAACATTGGGTTTCAGGATCCGGCCATCGAGCTTTAA
- the LOC122275848 gene encoding uncharacterized protein LOC122275848 encodes MGNIRDWSPEPNGVVLDQRPTSSSSLLFSSKQTAIGAVYWQRAEDATQGVIAQVQPTVVSENRRKAVIDYVQRLITSCLGCEVFPFGSVPLKTYLPDGDIDLTAFGGLNVEEALASDVFSVLEREDQNGAAEFIVKDVQLIRAEVKLVKCLVQNIVVDISFNQLGGLCTLCFLEQVDRQIGKDHLFKRSIILVKAWCYYESRILGAHHGLISTYALETLVLYIFHRFHASLNGPLAVLYKFLDYFSKFDWENYCISLNGPVRISSLPNLMAETPENDGSDLLLSSDFLKRCLEMFSVSSRSYEPNSRTFLPKHLNIVDPLKENNNLGRSVSKGNFYRIRSAFTYGARKLGRILSQPEVNIHNEIREFFSNTLDRHGSRQRPDVQDLVLASGPDMLGTTSLFSDTDSQEDQTIHESEHSYVNGMTGECRLGYEELMLSGLTKIKTSGASMSFGRALNEPKRSTTTASTSSIPESDGSGNGITVSEHHLSGNAKDVAASRIQGLTISNDATKSPPSSRENSISPLGKAHHAPHLYFSHTFTGNGEGHEDKEWPENSGYAENDFSGLQQAPPKEKALITPCGLDNNQLVSDKHSLLSAGLKHQPSCLSSVAWSSEDLYPNRPAYRALNGTSGNPEALNSLSDLSGDDESHLNSLHYGRLCYEHASSASITPMSPPLVPQLHGKKPWDIIRQSVQLNRNLFPQMNANGVVPRSGFYQMNLPILPRCVVFGMEEMPKPRGTGTYFPNTNHYGDRPLTARGRNQAPVRSPRNNGRAILTPESNYSVRSNLELAQAQFPVYGSGKSYHTSGSPGRKVYFTANGSLHPSERAVEFGLIENLPVDGSLLERSGQKNYDAVIAQNSSGSLPLPGMQSPKTVVDMNQERIGVQSYRLKDEDDFPPLSG; translated from the exons ATGGGCAATATTCGGGATTGGTCGCCTgaaccaaacggcgtcgttttggatCAGAGGCCGACATCGTCTTCGTCGTTGCTGTTCTCGTCGAAGCAAACGGCAATTGGTGCCGTGTACTGGCAAAGAGCCGAGGACGCTACGCAGGGGGTCATAGCCCAGGTTCAGCCCACTGTTGTCTCTGAAAATAGGAGGAAAGCGGTTATTGATTACGTGCAGAGGCTCATTACAAGTTGCCTTGGTTGTGAG GTATTTCCCTTTGGGTCTGTACCGCTAAAGACCTATCTGCCTGATGGAGATATTGATTTGACTGCCTTTGGTGGTCTAAATGTGGAGGAGGCATTGGCCAGCGATGTTTTTTCTGTCCTTGAAAGAGAAGATCAGAATGGAGCTGCAGAGTTCATAGTGAAGGATGTCCAATTGATTCGTGCTGAG GTTAAGCTTGTAAAGTGTCTTGTACAGAACATTGTGGTTGATATTTCATTCAATCAGCTAGGAGGGCTCTGTACGTTATGCTTTCTTGAGCAG GTTGATCGCCAGATTGGCAAAGATCATCTATTCAAACGTAGTATTATCCTGGTTAAGGCTTGGTGCTACTACGAGAGCCGTATTCTCGGTGCTCATCATGGCTTGATTTCTACGTATGCCTTGGAGACTTTGgttctatatatttttcatcGTTTCCATGCATCCTTAAACGGTCCTCTAGCA gttttatataaatttttggaCTACTTTAGCAAATTTGACTGGGAAAACTACTGCATCAGCTTGAATGGTCCAGTCCGCATATCCTCACTGCCCAACCTCATGG CTGAGACACCTGAAAATGATGGCAGTGATCTACTGCTCAGTAGTGATTTTCTCAAGCGATGTTTAGAAATGTTCTCAGTTTCCTCAAGGAGCTACGAGCCTAATTCAAGGACATTTCTACCGAAGCATCTTAACATAGTTGAtccattaaaagaaaataataacctTGGCCGTAGTGTAAGCAAAG GAAACTTTTACCGAATAAGGAGTGCTTTCACATATGGTGCTCGGAAGCTTGGGCGTATCCTCTCCCAGCCAGAAGTAAACATTCACAATGAAATCCGTGAGTTCTTCTCTAACACGTTGGATAGACACGGCAGTAGGCAGAGGCCTGATGTTCAGGATCTTGTCCTGGCATCTGGACCTGATATGCTTGGCACCACATCATTATTTTCAGACACAGATTCACAAGAAGATCAGACAATTCATGAATCAGAACATTCGTATGTAAATGGCATGACTGGGGAATGTAGGTTGGGTTATGAGGAATTGATGCTTAGTGGGCTCACTAAGATTAAGACATCAGGGGCCAGTATGAGCTTTGGCAGAGCCTTGAATGAACCAAAAAGAAGCACTACAACTGCATCAACCTCTTCCATACCAGAATCTGATGGTTCAGGAAATGGGATTACAGTTTCAGAACACCATCTTTCAGGGAATGCCAAAGACGTTGCTGCCTCCAGAATACAGGGTCTTACAATTTCAAATGATGCTACCAAATCCCCGCCTTCAAGTCGTGAGAACAGTATATCCCCTTTGGGTAAAGCACATCATGCACCTCATCTGTACTTCTCTCACACATTCACGGGAAATGGAGAGGGACATGAAGATAAAGAATGGCCAGAAAATTCTGGTTATGCTGAGAATGATTTTTCTGGGCTTCAACAAGCACCGCCCAAGGAGAAAGCCTTGATTACTCCTTGTGGCCTGGATAATAACCAGTTGGTGAGTGATAAGCACAGTTTGTTGTCTGCTGGGTTGAAGCACCAGCCTTCATGTTTGAGCTCAGTTGCTTGGTCCTCAGAAGATCTTTATCCTAATCGTCCTGCTTACCGGGCGTTAAATGGCACTTCTGGGAATCCTGAAGCTTTGAACTCTTTGTCAGATCTCAGTGGGGACGACGAGAGTCACCTTAACAGTTTGCACTATGGTAGGTTGTGCTATGAGCATGCCTCGAGTGCATCTATTACTCCCATGTCTCCACCATTGGTTCCACAGCTCCATGGCAAAAAGCCATGGGATATAATACGACAGTCTGTCCAGCTAAATAGGAATTTGTTTCCCCAGATGAATGCCAATGGTGTTGTCCCACGGTCAGGATTCTACCAAATGAACCTACCAATATTACCCCGTTGTGTGGTATTTGGTATGGAAGAGATGCCAAAGCCACGAGGAACGGGGACATATTTTCCCAACACG AATCATTACGGGGACAGGCCCTTGACAGCAAGGGGAAGAAATCAAGCACCAGTAAGGTCTCCTCGGAACAATGGACGTGCCATCTTAACCCCGGAGTCTAATTATTCCGTGAGAAGCAACCTCGAGCTGGCACAAGCACAATTTCCTGTTTATGGTAGTGGAAAGTCCTATCACACCTCCGGTTCTCCTGGAAGGAAGGTATACTTTACTGCCAATGGTTCTTTGCATCCGTCTGAGAGAGCTGTTGAATTTGGGTTGATTGAGAACCTGCCAGTGGATGGATCCTTGCTAGAAAGGAGCGGACAAAAGAACTACGACGCAGTAATTGCTCAAAACTCTAGTGGAAGCCTTCCTTTGCCAGGGATGCAAAGCCCAAAAACTGTAGTGGATATGAATCAAGAGAG GATTGGTGTACAATCATACCGTTTGAAAGATGAGGATGATTTCCCACCTTTATCTGGCTGA